The following are encoded together in the Nitrospirota bacterium genome:
- a CDS encoding YgiT-type zinc finger protein: protein MKTCPFCKGNIEVRKINHMHKWGSEFYLFENVQTEVCRQCGEVFFLPDTLKLIDKYVMEKKSGQKTLCIPVIEMSNMAIV, encoded by the coding sequence AGGTAACATTGAAGTTCGTAAGATTAACCATATGCACAAGTGGGGCAGTGAATTTTATCTTTTTGAAAATGTCCAGACAGAAGTTTGCAGACAGTGCGGAGAGGTATTTTTTCTCCCTGACACTTTGAAGCTAATTGACAAATATGTAATGGAAAAGAAATCTGGTCAAAAAACTCTTTGTATTCCAGTGATTGAAATGTCTAATATGGCAATTGTATAG